A stretch of Bos mutus isolate GX-2022 chromosome 8, NWIPB_WYAK_1.1, whole genome shotgun sequence DNA encodes these proteins:
- the LOC102268462 gene encoding acyl-coenzyme A amino acid N-acyltransferase 2, producing MFQLTVTPASALADEPVHIQATGLPPLQMVTLIATMKDDKGNLYRSRAFYRANEAGELDLKRDPAVGGHYMGVHPMGLLWSLKPERPFDRLIKRNVMNTPTWITLDLYDSVYIHKVGEAQPKASQVLQRWFSSPDLQRVPIREGRIRGALFLPPGEGPFPGLLDLFGGIGGLVEYRASLLAVRGFAVLALAYFAYDDLPKQLEEVDLEYFEEAANLLLAHPKVQKPGIGVISVSKGAEIGLAMACYLKQVAATVCINGANAIHEFPLRYRDLVITPIPSFPERMQVNAAGAVRIRHFKGDPRDERNQHSVLPVEKARGPILFVVGEADECFNSKEYAEQALDQLRRHGKSSGRMLSYPGAGHLIEPPNLPLCCVSWSRGLFLPMLWGGEPEGQAAAQEHSWQEILKFFRQHLVLSRSTL from the exons ATGTTCCAGCTGACAGTCACCCCAGCAAGTGCCCTGGCAGATGAGCCTGTGCACATCCAAGCGACGGGCCTGCccccactgcagatggtgaccctCATAGCAACCATGAAGGATGACAAGGGGAATCTATACCGGTCCCGAGCTTTCTACAGGGCTAACGAGGCTGGGGAACTGGACCTGAAGCGAGATCCTGCTGTGGGGGGCCACTACATGGGGGTCCACCCAATGGGCCTCCTCTGGTCCCTGAAGCCCGAGAGGCCTTTTGACAGGCTAATTAAGAGGAACGTGATGAACACACCCACCTGGATCACTCTGGATCTATATGACTCAGTTTACATACACAAGGTAGGCGAGGCTCAGCCCAAGGCCAGCCAGGTGCTGCAGCGCTGGTTCTCCAGCCCCGACCTGCAGCGGGTGCCCATCCGAGAAGGTCGTATCAGAGGAGCCCTGTTCCTGCCTCCAG GGGAAGGCCCATTCCCAGGACTCCTTGATTTGTTTGGGGGCATCGGGGGTCTAGTTGAATATCGGGCCAGTCTTTTGGCTGTCCGTGGCTTTGCAGTGCTGGCTTTAGCATATTTTGCCTATGATGACCTGCCCAAGCAGCTGGAGGAGGTGGACCTGGAATATTTTGAGGAAGCTGCCAACTTGCTACTAGCTCATCCCAag GTCCAAAAGCCGGGAATTGGAGTGATATCTGTGAGCAAAGGTGCAGAGATTGGGCTGGCCATGGCCTGCTACCTCAAGCAGGTGGCAGCCACTGTCTGCATCAATGGGGCCAATGCCATCCATGAATTTCCGCTCAGGTACCGGGATCTGGTCATAACCCCCATCCCCTCGTTTCCAGAGCGCATGCAGGTCAACGCTGCGGGTGCTGTGCGCATCCGCCACTTCAAGGGCGACCCCCGAGATGAACGGAATCAACATAGTGTGCTTCCTGTTGAAAAGGCCCGGGGCCCAATCCTCTTCGTTGTAGGAGAGGCTGACGAATGCTTCAATAGCAAAGAATACGCTGAGCAGGCACTGGACCAGCTGCGGAGGCACGGCAAAAGCAGTGGAAGGATGCTGTCCTACCCCGGGGCGGGCCACCTGATAGAGCCGCCAAACTTGCCCCTGTGCTGTGTGTCCTGGAGCCGCGGCCTCTTCCTCCCCATGCTCTGGGGCGGGGAGCCTGAGGGCCAAGCGGCAGCCCAGGAGCACTCTTGGCAAGAGAtcctgaaattcttcaggcaacacCTTGTTCTGAGCAGAAGCACACTGTAA